CGAGACGGCGTCGCGGCGCCGGCAGCGCCGCCTCTCGTCCTCGTCGCTCAGGGCGTACCTCACGCCGGccttcgacgccgtcgccgccgccggccagggGGGCATCTCCCCTTCCTCGTATTCGTCGGGCGGGCTGGAGCTCGGGTTCGACGCGTcgctcctccgcctccgccgcacCTGTTTCTCCGCCAACGCGGAGCTGGACAGCCGCCGCCTCCTCTACTCgccgcagtcgccgccgccgccgcagcaggcGCGGCCGCGGCCGATGTACGCGGTGGCGGACCATGAGGCGGCCTACCTCTATGCGCCGAAACGTCAGGTGATTAAGCTGCTCTCCAGATCTAACTCTCAGTGTCACTGTGGTCTTGCATTGCTGTCCGATGAAGTATTGAACTGATGCCTGGAGTAGTGGTCAATGCCTTTAGCCCTTGGTTCTACTAGCTTGGTTAATATTGTGCATATCTCAATGCTCTTGATCTCTATAATGCCATGGTTACATGATTTCAATACTTCATCTGGTTAATCACAGAGAGAAAGACCACGGGTGTGGTGATGCATTGCAATGCAGGACTCTTGATTGTGTTGTTAGGGGGAAATGTTTCCATATATTTACTCAATTAGTTATAGTTTCTTCTTTTAGATAAGGGAAAACTCCCCGGGCCTCTGCATCCCAAGATGCACACAGCCTAATTAGCTATTGTGTCAGACTGTCATACTTCGTATGCTCGCAATATGAGCGCACGACTTATTTCTGACACTGAAGGTTGTCTGAGGATGTACAAAACAGGAAACAAATTACACCAAACCATCCATTTTTCATTTGGGATGGTGTCATCTATGTTTCCTGATGTTCTAACGCCACATATCAGACTATCTGTGGACTATGGTTATAGTCCAGTCCATTACTTTACTATATGGCAGTTTATGTTGTGGtctttattaatttataatgccatGATATGCGATAATGCATATGATCTACTAAGTTACTACCTACTGCAAATCCTATGAACTCGCAATATGAGTGCATGACTTAGTTCTGACAGTAAAGGTTGTGTGAGAATGTACAAAACAGGAAAGAAATTTAAAGCAAGCCATCCAATTTTCATTTGGGGATACTGTCATCTATGTTCCTATGTCCTAACGCAACTTATCAGACTGTATGTAGACTCTTGCCATAGTACAGTCCATTAGTTTACTGCGGCAGTTCAGTTGTGGTCTTTATTAATTTGATGTCGTGATATTTGATAATACATTTGAGCTACTAGTTACTACCTATTGCAAATTCTACTTAGTTCTTTACTTTGTCATATTGCAAGCTAGTTCAAGTTCTGCTTCAGTAGTTCAGTTACTTGTAGCTTCAGTGCAGAATTGCTTGTTCCCTAGCTCTTTCTTGTTGCTAGGAAAGGATAATTTCTGATTGACCAGATAGGCATGACTCGTTAGATCATGGACTTTTTGTTTGCTCTTCTATCTAGAATAGAGAGAAATTGTTACTATATTGATCTGGTACATTGccaaatagtttttctcatttccTTAGCTAGCCACTCTTGCTAGCCAAAGAAGAAACAATTTCTCATGTTTCAGATAAACATAAATTAATTAGCCCTTAAATGTTGTTGAAATCAAGTTGGTCCACCAGACTGCAGCATATCGACATTGTTTTAGATCCAGTTCCTTTATCAAGCTTTAGAACAAATTTTACATGCCTTTACCTTGAACACAACCTATGTGCCTGGTTTTGGATCTTGTTCCATCGTTAAGCTTCAGATAAGTGGATAATTGTGTTTCTGGTACAGTTGCAATTTTTAGATTGGAATATTTCTTTCTAGCTCAACAGCAGTATCTCCAGTGTCAGGATCTAAACACATTCATATACGCAGAGTCAATTTTATCTTTTTGCAGCATGAGGGGTATGCGAGTAATCGATTCTCCTCTATCTAAGCACCCAATGCTGTATATTGTCTCCATTAACTCATTACCTGCTATTCTTCTCTTCATCCTTTAGCTGAAATTGTTAGCACGTTCATGCAGCTTCCCTGTAAACCAACACAACCATAAGCTGGTTTAGTAGAATCATTCTCTTAAGCTAGTTTGGTGACTATCCAAATATATTGCCCTTTGTGACAGACTGACAGTCCTTTACCATCAAAATCTACAGTGTACTATATGCAGTAACATCTCGTTTGTGTGGGTTCATGTTGCATAGGCTGGCGGGCTCACTGGCGCACCAGGTTTCCCGGAACTCAAGCAGACATTTTCCAACTTCCGATCACCAGATGGCGCCGTCATCCTAGGAAACAGGCCGGACCTTCTGTCGACACCGAAACCTGGTTCGACGACACCTTCAGCACAGGCGACGTCTGCAGCAGCACAGCcaacagaggaggaagaagacctgATAGCCGAGGCCCTCTACGGGCGCAGCGGCCGACGCAGGCTGCCCATCTTCAGGGAAATCTGCCCGGAATGAGCGACGCGGCGATGCCGGTCCTCCCCGACATGGATGAAATGGATTGCATTGCCCTGTATATTCCGTGTACCCCTCCTGTGTCCATACCATAGGCTTTTGAGATCAGATGTTATGTTACTTCGGAAGGAAGAAGACTGTTTCCTAGTTTCATAGTGGAGAATCTCTCTCCACTCTAGGTGAGACAATCATGCTATTGGGGTCGAGTATCCGGCAGCTGACCCATTTGCTTGCCATTTGTTAAGTCAAAACTCTTTTGCAAGGAGCTGCAACAAATGCCATTGTGCTGCAGGAGGGTTTTCCATTGATGGAACTGCTATTTCTGTTACTTATCAACACCTGGGCTCTGACATGGCTTCAGAGCGCTGTCAATGCAACTATTTGCAACCAAAATGCATTTCCTTGACGTCTCAAAGACAGAATCGCAGGATACGCATACACATGTTACAGCACGTTACAACGAGTACACCAACTTTTCTTCTCAAACTAGTAGAAAGCTACAGGTACATAAGTGGGAGGGAGGGATACAGCTCGCAAAATTTTGGCGCTTGCGTCGACCTGCATGCAGATCACAGGTCTCCATCGGCGCGTGGcgcggacggcgacggcgacgccgaGACCTTCCTCCTCACCTTCTCGGTGGTCCTCCCGATGGTCTCCTCGGCGGCCCTCGCGGCCGACACCGCCGTGTGCTCCACGGCCTCCTTGCCCATCGCCAGGCTCTGCCTGGCCGCCTTCTTCATCGACCCCGAGCTCCTCAGATCACACCTTCATCAGCCGCCACGCAAAAACAAGTAACCAACACGCCATGAGATGAGGACACGCGTTCTTGGACCCGTGTACGGAGAAAGAAGAGAACACGATGTGTACCTTGGCTCGAGCGGGCGGAGCTTGAGGCACGCCAGCTTCGCCCACGCCCGGAGCGCGTCCAGCCAGCCCTCGTGCCCGGCGACGCCGATGGCGAGCTCCACAGGCTCAGGGGGCTTCTCGTCCgctgccggcgacggcgacggcgacagaaAGAAAGCGGCGACCGAGGCCGCGAGGAGCAGCGACGCGAGGACGACGATGGCGGTCGCCGTGCTGCTTGTCCCCGCCGGCGACGCGAGCCCGTTGTTCTGGCCCTTTCCGCACATTTTCTTTTTgcggctggtggtggtggtggggagaAACGATCGGGAGGAAGGAGGGCTCGGCGGCGCTCCTGGATTGGCTCGGACGGTCGGACCGTACGTGGTGGTGTTGGGTGGGAGTTTTGATCGCTGGGGCGGACACGTGAGGCAACACGTACGTGCGGCGGTTGGAGAGGACAGGTCGCCGAGCGAGGTTGCCGACTTCGGGGACACGTGTCGCGGCACTTACACGCAGCTGCTTTGGTAAACAAATGAACCGGGCCGTACCATGTCATGTCAGATGTCAAAACGTTAGTACATCAGCCTTTTTTTATAATCGGACACCTTAAATTAAAAATCTTAAATTCATATTATTACATGAAACGTGAAACTTAATTTAAGCAGAGCTCGCCCAGTTTTGCCATGTCCATGTCCGGCGGCCGGCTGCGCTTCCTAGAGTGTTGGTCCGGTCGCCGGCAAGGTAGAGTAAGGCatgggacacgagccggctcacgAGACTCAAACGCCGTCtcccatgtcctactcttcctcgtcggagcccgaAAACCGAACGGTGCTTGTGGACATCAAATAGATAATGGATTTCCGACACAAGGAGTCCGCCCGCTGCCTCGCACGGGCctcctcccgggagcggcggagcgcaagccggacgaccatctcctcctcggggccgcgTGGGATCAGCTCGGGGTCGAGGGATCTAGAGGTGAAGGATTCGGATCCACTGCCTGCCATGCCGGAGAAGACTAGACGGGAGCTTGGATAGTGAAGGGGAGTGGAGTGAAGAGGCTAGGCCActgaaagcaaacatgaggcatgtGAGCTAGGCTATGCGGCCTTGAAAGCAAACATAAGGCCTGTGAGCCAATTTTTTCCGGTCGCGCCTTAAAA
This region of Triticum aestivum cultivar Chinese Spring chromosome 2D, IWGSC CS RefSeq v2.1, whole genome shotgun sequence genomic DNA includes:
- the LOC123052005 gene encoding uncharacterized protein, with protein sequence MCGKGQNNGLASPAGTSSTATAIVVLASLLLAASVAAFFLSPSPSPAADEKPPEPVELAIGVAGHEGWLDALRAWAKLACLKLRPLEPRCDLRSSGSMKKAARQSLAMGKEAVEHTAVSAARAAEETIGRTTEKVRRKVSASPSPSAPRADGDL
- the LOC123052004 gene encoding uncharacterized protein translates to MDFDFDCAAASPGGQWMGETASRRRQRRLSSSSLRAYLTPAFDAVAAAGQGGISPSSYSSGGLELGFDASLLRLRRTCFSANAELDSRRLLYSPQSPPPPQQARPRPMYAVADHEAAYLYAPKRQAGGLTGAPGFPELKQTFSNFRSPDGAVILGNRPDLLSTPKPGSTTPSAQATSAAAQPTEEEEDLIAEALYGRSGRRRLPIFREICPE